A genomic segment from Leptolyngbya boryana PCC 6306 encodes:
- a CDS encoding pentapeptide repeat-containing protein, which produces MKKSWLTIAVLTNLLAVSARAENSQQLQEFRSTKTCYGCDLTNTSLANLDLSNAKLINTSLFGTDFRGTNLSGANLSGIQAGELIVNARSSERRISDFSGVNFTGADISRASLSRAILAQANFTNAYLLNTDFGSARLVGAVFQGATLGNTFFGGADLTGANFTNQPLVGVYLRNARLDNAQLAGVRFDSSDLTNAVFRNADLRGASFTSTTIANADFSGARLDSDTVAQLCQTAGGSNTLTNTDTRVSLGCR; this is translated from the coding sequence ATGAAAAAAAGCTGGTTGACGATCGCAGTTTTGACGAATTTATTGGCAGTCTCAGCGCGGGCAGAAAATTCGCAGCAACTTCAAGAATTTCGATCGACCAAGACCTGTTACGGTTGCGATCTCACAAACACGAGTTTGGCAAACCTCGATCTCAGTAATGCAAAGCTGATTAATACCTCATTGTTTGGCACAGATTTTAGAGGCACTAATCTCAGTGGAGCAAATCTCAGCGGGATTCAAGCCGGGGAACTGATCGTGAATGCGCGATCGAGTGAGCGCCGAATTAGTGACTTTTCAGGAGTGAATTTCACAGGAGCCGATATTAGTCGGGCTTCTTTGAGCCGAGCGATTCTCGCCCAAGCAAATTTTACAAATGCGTATCTGCTGAATACGGATTTTGGATCGGCTCGATTAGTAGGCGCAGTGTTTCAAGGCGCAACGTTAGGCAACACATTCTTTGGTGGAGCAGATTTGACAGGTGCGAACTTCACAAATCAACCGTTGGTTGGGGTGTATCTCAGAAATGCTCGATTAGACAATGCTCAACTCGCAGGAGTCAGGTTTGATTCGAGCGATTTGACCAATGCGGTGTTTAGAAATGCTGATTTGCGCGGAGCTAGTTTTACAAGTACAACGATCGCGAATGCTGATTTTTCGGGTGCAAGACTCGATTCGGACACGGTCGCTCAACTGTGTCAGACAGCAGGCGGCTCGAATACCTTGACGAACACTGATACTCGGGTGAGTTTAGGCTGTCGCTAG
- the ispD gene encoding 2-C-methyl-D-erythritol 4-phosphate cytidylyltransferase: MYLLIPAAGSGQRMGSAWQRQNKAPRNKLLLDLLGKPILAWTLLAAEASQTITWIGIIGQPFDWDDFKEIVQSLKLTKPVHFIQGGTTRQESVYNGLQALPPEAEQVLIHDGARCLATPELFDRCTEALQTCDGLVAAIPVKDTIKVVSEGLVASTPERSQLWAAQTPQGFSVPLLKKCHLEGRTQGWEVTDDAALFEQCQLPVQILPGEETNLKVTTPMDLAIAEFILRQRD; the protein is encoded by the coding sequence GTGTATTTATTAATTCCTGCGGCAGGTTCAGGGCAGCGCATGGGCAGCGCGTGGCAACGCCAGAACAAAGCTCCCCGCAACAAATTACTGCTTGATCTTTTGGGAAAGCCGATTCTTGCCTGGACACTGCTTGCCGCAGAAGCATCTCAAACGATTACTTGGATTGGCATCATCGGACAGCCGTTCGATTGGGATGACTTCAAAGAGATCGTGCAATCTCTGAAGTTGACCAAGCCTGTTCACTTTATTCAAGGCGGGACAACTCGCCAAGAATCGGTTTACAACGGACTTCAAGCCCTGCCGCCCGAAGCAGAACAGGTGCTCATTCACGATGGCGCGCGATGCTTAGCAACTCCAGAACTGTTCGATCGCTGTACAGAAGCCTTGCAAACCTGTGATGGATTGGTTGCAGCAATTCCTGTCAAAGACACGATTAAGGTCGTCTCAGAGGGTCTAGTTGCCTCGACTCCAGAGCGATCGCAATTGTGGGCAGCCCAAACTCCGCAAGGATTTTCGGTGCCCTTGTTGAAAAAATGTCATTTAGAAGGACGCACTCAAGGCTGGGAAGTCACAGACGATGCAGCGTTATTTGAACAGTGTCAACTGCCTGTGCAAATTCTTCCAGGAGAAGAGACGAATTTGAAAGTCACAACGCCAATGGATTTAGCAATTGCGGAATTTATCCTGCGTCAACGGGATTAG